One region of Triticum aestivum cultivar Chinese Spring chromosome 6B, IWGSC CS RefSeq v2.1, whole genome shotgun sequence genomic DNA includes:
- the LOC123138524 gene encoding uncharacterized protein encodes MISLLQLQAELDVKYQMERESRASALNVQMGLVEGIIDISDSERNDEVNFEEWSDPEHAKLVETDRRLREQEEKDAEVVKMYQEMYGKNDGHQEVSGTDNDSLVEKHRKLREQEEKDTKVAMMYQTLYDQNATEAQITNVPANRILAQAAKPAGRERSPMEGGRRDAAVQVNEHAGESSYMEENFKFVF; translated from the exons ATGATCAGCTTGCTGCAACTTCAAGCAGAACTGGATGTGAAAT ATCAGATGGAGAGAGAATCCCGTGCATCGGCATTGAATGTGCAGATGGGTTTGGTTGAAGGGATTATTGACATCTCTGACAGTGAACGCAACGATGAAGTTAATTTTGAAGAGTGGTCTGATCCTGAGCATGCTAAACTGGTTGAGACAGATAGAAGGTTGAGAGAGCAAGAGGAGAAAGATGCAGAGGTCGTGAAGATGTATCAGGAAATGTATGGCAAAAATGATGGGCACCAAGAAGTCTCAGGCACGGATAATGATTCACTTGTTGAGAAGCACCGTAAGTTAAGGGAGCAAGAGGAAAAAGACACCAAGGTTGCAATGATGTATCAAACACTGTATGATCAAAATG CTACTGAAGCTCAGATCACCAATGTGCCAGCAAACAGAATTCTTGCTCAGGCGGCAAAACCTGCAGGTCGGGAAAGAAGCCCCATGGAGGGTGGGCGTAGAG ATGCAGCTGTTCAGGTGAATGAACATGCCGGGGAGAGTTCATACAtggaagaaaattttaaatttgtGTTTTGA